The following proteins are encoded in a genomic region of Cataglyphis hispanica isolate Lineage 1 chromosome 1, ULB_Chis1_1.0, whole genome shotgun sequence:
- the LOC126851670 gene encoding serine/threonine-protein kinase mig-15 isoform X4, translated as MAHNLAPSVNCSLDDIDLNALKEPAGIFELIEVVGNGTYGQVYKGRHTKTGQLAAIKVMDVTEDEEEEIKLEINVLKRYSNHRNIATYYGAFVKKSSPGKDDQLWLVMEYCGAGSVTDLVKSTKGQSLKEEWIAYISREILRGLSYLHSNKVIHRDIKGQNVLLTDNAEVKLVDFGVSAQLDRTIGRRNTFIGTPYWMAPEVIACDENPDATYDNRSDLWSLGITALEMAESQPPLCDLHPMRALFLIPRNPPPRLKSKKWAKKFHGFIETVLVKDYHQRPYTEQLLKHPFIRDQPTERQVRIQLKDHIDRCKKRKQEKERDDYRYSGSENEEDEPALAGEPSSIVQAPGGDTLRRNFQQIQEGRTLTQDVPPQAPAAKEKPGNRSQREVPEPGPPARPAIPHRLIVVPDPQPPSRPLPPTPRDDPRQPHKVSTPPSNHQTPAGGGGSGGSGGQPAPQRNSVFKPMLPPKKPEDMEILAAQLIELGVSQGPEAPPRPNRQHKGPAASSTSNSVQPASGNDQNNKQMPQSSSILDQALSIESDSDDDLEDAGGNNLRNDGTLLASDPPKPLPEFSPFRPSSDSSSSSSHNAQNSHHEDKPKGGAPNRPLPPTPDEEESGDRTLVMKREHQQEAAGQASKSTGSNEDRSSSSSERTLKRQEQLARRKHEQHHQKQHQLKPVHRRQESDSKLGNASNAFTRAFRRENSDFFPSARHSAYLQKSSDSQRSSIFASGNRRGSEMSVAGIIGKKGGGVGGLSSGEPILTDFALNREGLQRPRREKTESEIVFGNRHEVRRFDFGRDKDENARRRSCRPSDATASAVVDDAGTIKSTASTTASEYSPIVTQNREGDRSRGGGDFQRSDSSPGSRPSSVLPDLLTSSPGQRQDKSTSEEYRQAVKSPPPFALQQKQRSFLTFGFGAGPARRESHVNVNVTPTSHDLASDTPEIRKYKKRFNSEILCAALWGVNLLIGTENGLMLLDRSGQGKVYQLISRRRFQQMEVLEGQNILVTISGKKNRVRVYYLSWLKSKILRTDGHSDQVERRNGWINVGDLQGAVHFKIVKYERIKFLVIALKDSIEIYAWAPKPYHKFMAFKSFGELAHRPLLVDLTVEEGTRLKVIYGSADGFHAVDLDSATVYDIYLPKHTQGPICPHCIVALPNSNGMQLLLCYDNEGVYVNTYGRVSKTMVLQWGEMPTSVAYIGTGQIMGWGNKAIEIRSVESGHLDGVFMHKKAQRLKFLCERNDKVFFSSAKGGSSCQIYFMTLNKPGMANW; from the exons ATGGCGCATAATTTGGCACCGAGCGTCAACTGCTCGCTCGACGACATTGACCTGAACGCTCTGAAG GAGCCTGCTGGAATCTTCGAGCTAATAGAAGTAGTCGGAAATGGAACGTATGGCCAAGTTTACAAA GGTCGGCACACCAAGACCGGTCAGCTGGCGGCTATCAAGGTCATGGACGTCACGGAG GATGAAGAGgaggaaattaaattagaaataaatgtacTCAAGCGG TACTCGAATCATAGAAATATAGCTACGTATTACGGTGCCTTCGTAAAGAAGTCATCACCCGGCAAAGACGATCAATTATGGCTGGTTATGGAATATTGCGGAGCTGGCTCCGTGACGGATCTTGTCAAGTCAACAAAGGGTCAGAGCTTGAAGGAAGAGTGGATAGCTTATATCTCGCGAGAAATACTGAGAGGACTTAGTTATCTTCATAGCAATAAAGTCATCCACAGGGACATTAAGGGGCAAAATGTTTTGTTGACTGACAACGCGGAAGTCAAACTTG TTGATTTCGGCGTTAGCGCACAATTGGATAGGACGATAGGTAGAAGAAATACATTTATCGGTACGCCTTACTGGATGGCACCAGAAGTTATTGCTTGTGACGAAAATCCAGATGCCACTTATGACAATAGAAGCGACCTTTGGTCGCTTGGAATAACCGCTTTAGAAATGGCTGAATCACAACCTCCGCTTTGCGATCTACATCCCATGAGA GCCTTATTTTTGATTCCTCGTAATCCACCGCCGCGGCTCAAGTCGAAGAAGTGGGCCAAAAAGTTTCACGGATTTATCGAAACGGTGCTAGTTAAGGATTACCATCAAAGACCCTATACGGAACAGCTCCTTAAACATCCATTTATACGGGACCAACCTACAGAAAGACAAGTCAGAATACAGCTTAAAGATCACATTGATCGCTGTAAAAAGCGTAAACAGGAGAAAG AAAGAGACGACTATCGATATAGCGGTAGTGAAAACGAAGAAGACGAACCGGCATTAGCGGGCGAACCGTCGTCCATAGTTCAAGCACCTGGAGGTGACACTTTGCGCCGTAATTTCCAACAAATTCAGGAAGGCAGGACTTTGACGCAAGATGTACCTCCTCAAGCACCCGCCGCTAAAGAAAAACCAGGAAACAGATCTCAAAGAGAAGTACCGGAACCCGGGCCGCCCGCCAGACCTGCTATACCGCACAGACTTATAG TGGTACCAGATCCACAACCTCCATCTCGTCCATTACCTCCGACACCCAGAGACGATCCTCGGCAACCGCACAAAGTATCTACACCGCCTTCTAATCATCAGACACCTGCTGGAGGAGGAGGTAGCGGAGGATCCGGAGGACAGCCCGCGCCTCAAAGGAACAGTGTTTTTAAACCTATG CTGCCACCGAAGAAACCAGAG GACATGGAGATACTGGCTGCTCAACTCATCGAGCTTGGTGTGTCACAGGGCCCCGAGGCCCCGCCAAGGCCGAACAGGCAACATAAGGGCCCTGCAGCCTCATCTACGTCGAATTCAGTGCAACCTGCAAGTGGTAACGATCAGAACAACAAACAGATGCCGCAATCTTCCAGTATTCTTGATCAA GCTCTGTCGATCGAGAGTGATAGTGATGATGATCTCGAAGATGCTGGAGGAAACAATTTGAGAAACGACGGTACATTATTGGCTAGTGACCCGCCCAAGCCACT ACCTGAATTTTCTCCTTTCAGACCATCGTCCGAttcgtcatcgtcgtcttcACATAATGCCCAAAACTCTCATCATGAAGATAAGCCGAAAG GAGGAGCACCTAATCGTCCGCTCCCGCCAACTCCCGATGAGGAAGAATCGGGCGACCGTACGCTAGTCATGAAACGA GAGCATCAGCAAGAAGCGGCCGGTCAAGCGAGCAAGTCTACCGGATCCAATGAGGATCGCTCCTCTTCGTCTAGCGAAAGAACGCTCAAGAGACAGGAGCAGTTGGCCCGAAGAAAACATGAGCAACATCACCAAAAGCAACATCAATTGAAACCGGTTCACAGGCGGCAAGAGAGCGACTCGAAACTGGGCAACGCGTCGAATGCTTTCACGCGCGCATTTCGCCGCGAAAACTCAGATTTTTTCCCGTCCGCGAGACACTCAGCGTATTTGCAGAAGTCCTCGGACTCGCAGAGATCTAGTATATTCGCTAGCGGTAATCGGCGCGGAAGCGAGATGAGCGTCGCCGGTATTATCGGTAAGAAGGGTGGCGGTGTCGGCGGCCTCAGTTCCGGAGAGCCGATCTTAACGGATTTCGCGTTGAACCGTGAAGGGCTCCAGAGGCCCAGGAGAGAAAAGACCGAGAGCGAAATTGTCTTCGGTAATAGGCACGAAGTGAGAAGGTTCGATTTCGGACGTGATAAAGACGAGAACGCAAGAAGACGCAGTTGTAGACCTTCGGACGCTACGGCCTCTGCCGTAGTCGATGATGCGGGAACGATTAAGTCCACGGCCAGTACGACGGCCAGCGAGTACAGCCCCATTGTCACTCAG AATCGCGAGGGTGATCGTTCAAGAGGCGGAGGTGATTTCCAGAGATCAGATTCATCTCCAGGCTCACGGCCCAGTTCCGTCTTACCGGATCTCTTGACTTCGTCACCAGGTCAACGACAGGACAAGTCGACTAGTGAGGAG TATCGACAAGCGGTGAAATCACCACCTCCGTTTGCGCTTCAACAGAAACAGAGGTCTTTCCTGACTTTCGGATTCGGGGCCGGTCCAGCGAGAAGAGAGTCTCACGTAAACGTTAACGTAACACCCACCAGCCATGATTTAGCGTCGGATACACCTGAGATTCGCAAATACAAGAAGCGTTTTAACAGCGAGATTCTTTGCGCTGCGTTATGGG GAGTAAATCTATTAATCGGCACCGAGAACGGCTTGATGTTATTGGACAGGAGCGGTCAGGGTAAGGTTTATCAATTGATCAGCAGGAGACGTTTTCAGCAGATGGAGGTTCTCGAAGGTCAAAATATTCTCGTTACAATCAGCGGTAAGAAGAACAGAGTACGCGTCTACTATCTATCTTGGTTGAAGAGTAAAATTCTACGAACGGATGGTCACAGCGAc CAAGTCGAGCGACGTAACGGTTGGATTAACGTGGGCGATCTGCAGGGCGCCGTGCATTTCAAAATAGTGAAATACGAGAGGATAAAGTTTCTCGTGATCGCGCTGAAAGATTCCATAGAGATTTACGCTTGGGCGCCAAAGCCGTATCACAAATTCATGGCTTTCAAATCTTTCGGCGAACTTGCGCATAGACCACTACTGGTTGACCTTACAGTTGAGGAAGGTACAAGATTAAAGGTTATTTACGGTAGCGCCGACGGCTTCCACGCGGTTGATTTGGATTCCGCCACAGTTTACGACATTTATTTACCAAAACAC ACCCAGGGCCCCATCTGTCCACATTGTATAGTAGCATTGCCTAATAGTAATGGCATGCAACTTCTACTTTGTTACGATAATGAAGGCGTATACGTAAACACTTATGGAAGAGTATCCAAGACGATGGTTCTTCAGTGGGGCGAGATGCCTACGAGCGTCGCATACATCGGCACGGGGCAAATCATGGGTTGGGGTAACAAGGCAATTGAAATCAGAAGTGTGGAGAGCGGTCACCTCGACGGGGTTTTCATGCACAAAAAGGCTCAACGGCTCAAGTTCCTCTGTGAACGTAACGATAAG GTGTTCTTCTCATCGGCGAAAGGCGGTAGTTCGTGCCAGATTTATTTCATGACATTAAACAAACCAGGGATGGCCAACTGGTGA
- the LOC126851670 gene encoding misshapen-like kinase 1 isoform X6 produces MAHNLAPSVNCSLDDIDLNALKEPAGIFELIEVVGNGTYGQVYKGRHTKTGQLAAIKVMDVTEDEEEEIKLEINVLKRYSNHRNIATYYGAFVKKSSPGKDDQLWLVMEYCGAGSVTDLVKSTKGQSLKEEWIAYISREILRGLSYLHSNKVIHRDIKGQNVLLTDNAEVKLVDFGVSAQLDRTIGRRNTFIGTPYWMAPEVIACDENPDATYDNRSDLWSLGITALEMAESQPPLCDLHPMRALFLIPRNPPPRLKSKKWAKKFHGFIETVLVKDYHQRPYTEQLLKHPFIRDQPTERQVRIQLKDHIDRCKKRKQEKERDDYRYSGSENEEDEPALAGEPSSIVQAPGGDTLRRNFQQIQEGRTLTQDVPPQAPAAKEKPGNRSQREVPEPGPPARPAIPHRLIVVPDPQPPSRPLPPTPRDDPRQPHKVSTPPSNHQTPAGGGGSGGSGGQPAPQRNSVFKPMLPPKKPEGPEAPPRPNRQHKGPAASSTSNSVQPASGNDQNNKQMPQSSSILDQALSIESDSDDDLEDAGGNNLRNDGTLLASDPPKPLPEFSPFRPSSDSSSSSSHNAQNSHHEDKPKGGAPNRPLPPTPDEEESGDRTLVMKRGFNEKLDKMKQEHQQEAAGQASKSTGSNEDRSSSSSERTLKRQEQLARRKHEQHHQKQHQLKPVHRRQESDSKLGNASNAFTRAFRRENSDFFPSARHSAYLQKSSDSQRSSIFASGNRRGSEMSVAGIIGKKGGGVGGLSSGEPILTDFALNREGLQRPRREKTESEIVFGNRHEVRRFDFGRDKDENARRRSCRPSDATASAVVDDAGTIKSTASTTASEYSPIVTQNREGDRSRGGGDFQRSDSSPGSRPSSVLPDLLTSSPGQRQDKSTSEEYRQAVKSPPPFALQQKQRSFLTFGFGAGPARRESHVNVNVTPTSHDLASDTPEIRKYKKRFNSEILCAALWGVNLLIGTENGLMLLDRSGQGKVYQLISRRRFQQMEVLEGQNILVTISGKKNRVRVYYLSWLKSKILRTDGHSDQVERRNGWINVGDLQGAVHFKIVKYERIKFLVIALKDSIEIYAWAPKPYHKFMAFKSFGELAHRPLLVDLTVEEGTRLKVIYGSADGFHAVDLDSATVYDIYLPKHTQGPICPHCIVALPNSNGMQLLLCYDNEGVYVNTYGRVSKTMVLQWGEMPTSVAYIGTGQIMGWGNKAIEIRSVESGHLDGVFMHKKAQRLKFLCERNDKVFFSSAKGGSSCQIYFMTLNKPGMANW; encoded by the exons ATGGCGCATAATTTGGCACCGAGCGTCAACTGCTCGCTCGACGACATTGACCTGAACGCTCTGAAG GAGCCTGCTGGAATCTTCGAGCTAATAGAAGTAGTCGGAAATGGAACGTATGGCCAAGTTTACAAA GGTCGGCACACCAAGACCGGTCAGCTGGCGGCTATCAAGGTCATGGACGTCACGGAG GATGAAGAGgaggaaattaaattagaaataaatgtacTCAAGCGG TACTCGAATCATAGAAATATAGCTACGTATTACGGTGCCTTCGTAAAGAAGTCATCACCCGGCAAAGACGATCAATTATGGCTGGTTATGGAATATTGCGGAGCTGGCTCCGTGACGGATCTTGTCAAGTCAACAAAGGGTCAGAGCTTGAAGGAAGAGTGGATAGCTTATATCTCGCGAGAAATACTGAGAGGACTTAGTTATCTTCATAGCAATAAAGTCATCCACAGGGACATTAAGGGGCAAAATGTTTTGTTGACTGACAACGCGGAAGTCAAACTTG TTGATTTCGGCGTTAGCGCACAATTGGATAGGACGATAGGTAGAAGAAATACATTTATCGGTACGCCTTACTGGATGGCACCAGAAGTTATTGCTTGTGACGAAAATCCAGATGCCACTTATGACAATAGAAGCGACCTTTGGTCGCTTGGAATAACCGCTTTAGAAATGGCTGAATCACAACCTCCGCTTTGCGATCTACATCCCATGAGA GCCTTATTTTTGATTCCTCGTAATCCACCGCCGCGGCTCAAGTCGAAGAAGTGGGCCAAAAAGTTTCACGGATTTATCGAAACGGTGCTAGTTAAGGATTACCATCAAAGACCCTATACGGAACAGCTCCTTAAACATCCATTTATACGGGACCAACCTACAGAAAGACAAGTCAGAATACAGCTTAAAGATCACATTGATCGCTGTAAAAAGCGTAAACAGGAGAAAG AAAGAGACGACTATCGATATAGCGGTAGTGAAAACGAAGAAGACGAACCGGCATTAGCGGGCGAACCGTCGTCCATAGTTCAAGCACCTGGAGGTGACACTTTGCGCCGTAATTTCCAACAAATTCAGGAAGGCAGGACTTTGACGCAAGATGTACCTCCTCAAGCACCCGCCGCTAAAGAAAAACCAGGAAACAGATCTCAAAGAGAAGTACCGGAACCCGGGCCGCCCGCCAGACCTGCTATACCGCACAGACTTATAG TGGTACCAGATCCACAACCTCCATCTCGTCCATTACCTCCGACACCCAGAGACGATCCTCGGCAACCGCACAAAGTATCTACACCGCCTTCTAATCATCAGACACCTGCTGGAGGAGGAGGTAGCGGAGGATCCGGAGGACAGCCCGCGCCTCAAAGGAACAGTGTTTTTAAACCTATG CTGCCACCGAAGAAACCAGAG GGCCCCGAGGCCCCGCCAAGGCCGAACAGGCAACATAAGGGCCCTGCAGCCTCATCTACGTCGAATTCAGTGCAACCTGCAAGTGGTAACGATCAGAACAACAAACAGATGCCGCAATCTTCCAGTATTCTTGATCAA GCTCTGTCGATCGAGAGTGATAGTGATGATGATCTCGAAGATGCTGGAGGAAACAATTTGAGAAACGACGGTACATTATTGGCTAGTGACCCGCCCAAGCCACT ACCTGAATTTTCTCCTTTCAGACCATCGTCCGAttcgtcatcgtcgtcttcACATAATGCCCAAAACTCTCATCATGAAGATAAGCCGAAAG GAGGAGCACCTAATCGTCCGCTCCCGCCAACTCCCGATGAGGAAGAATCGGGCGACCGTACGCTAGTCATGAAACGA GGTTTTAACGAAAAGTTGGATAAAATGAAACAGGAGCATCAGCAAGAAGCGGCCGGTCAAGCGAGCAAGTCTACCGGATCCAATGAGGATCGCTCCTCTTCGTCTAGCGAAAGAACGCTCAAGAGACAGGAGCAGTTGGCCCGAAGAAAACATGAGCAACATCACCAAAAGCAACATCAATTGAAACCGGTTCACAGGCGGCAAGAGAGCGACTCGAAACTGGGCAACGCGTCGAATGCTTTCACGCGCGCATTTCGCCGCGAAAACTCAGATTTTTTCCCGTCCGCGAGACACTCAGCGTATTTGCAGAAGTCCTCGGACTCGCAGAGATCTAGTATATTCGCTAGCGGTAATCGGCGCGGAAGCGAGATGAGCGTCGCCGGTATTATCGGTAAGAAGGGTGGCGGTGTCGGCGGCCTCAGTTCCGGAGAGCCGATCTTAACGGATTTCGCGTTGAACCGTGAAGGGCTCCAGAGGCCCAGGAGAGAAAAGACCGAGAGCGAAATTGTCTTCGGTAATAGGCACGAAGTGAGAAGGTTCGATTTCGGACGTGATAAAGACGAGAACGCAAGAAGACGCAGTTGTAGACCTTCGGACGCTACGGCCTCTGCCGTAGTCGATGATGCGGGAACGATTAAGTCCACGGCCAGTACGACGGCCAGCGAGTACAGCCCCATTGTCACTCAG AATCGCGAGGGTGATCGTTCAAGAGGCGGAGGTGATTTCCAGAGATCAGATTCATCTCCAGGCTCACGGCCCAGTTCCGTCTTACCGGATCTCTTGACTTCGTCACCAGGTCAACGACAGGACAAGTCGACTAGTGAGGAG TATCGACAAGCGGTGAAATCACCACCTCCGTTTGCGCTTCAACAGAAACAGAGGTCTTTCCTGACTTTCGGATTCGGGGCCGGTCCAGCGAGAAGAGAGTCTCACGTAAACGTTAACGTAACACCCACCAGCCATGATTTAGCGTCGGATACACCTGAGATTCGCAAATACAAGAAGCGTTTTAACAGCGAGATTCTTTGCGCTGCGTTATGGG GAGTAAATCTATTAATCGGCACCGAGAACGGCTTGATGTTATTGGACAGGAGCGGTCAGGGTAAGGTTTATCAATTGATCAGCAGGAGACGTTTTCAGCAGATGGAGGTTCTCGAAGGTCAAAATATTCTCGTTACAATCAGCGGTAAGAAGAACAGAGTACGCGTCTACTATCTATCTTGGTTGAAGAGTAAAATTCTACGAACGGATGGTCACAGCGAc CAAGTCGAGCGACGTAACGGTTGGATTAACGTGGGCGATCTGCAGGGCGCCGTGCATTTCAAAATAGTGAAATACGAGAGGATAAAGTTTCTCGTGATCGCGCTGAAAGATTCCATAGAGATTTACGCTTGGGCGCCAAAGCCGTATCACAAATTCATGGCTTTCAAATCTTTCGGCGAACTTGCGCATAGACCACTACTGGTTGACCTTACAGTTGAGGAAGGTACAAGATTAAAGGTTATTTACGGTAGCGCCGACGGCTTCCACGCGGTTGATTTGGATTCCGCCACAGTTTACGACATTTATTTACCAAAACAC ACCCAGGGCCCCATCTGTCCACATTGTATAGTAGCATTGCCTAATAGTAATGGCATGCAACTTCTACTTTGTTACGATAATGAAGGCGTATACGTAAACACTTATGGAAGAGTATCCAAGACGATGGTTCTTCAGTGGGGCGAGATGCCTACGAGCGTCGCATACATCGGCACGGGGCAAATCATGGGTTGGGGTAACAAGGCAATTGAAATCAGAAGTGTGGAGAGCGGTCACCTCGACGGGGTTTTCATGCACAAAAAGGCTCAACGGCTCAAGTTCCTCTGTGAACGTAACGATAAG GTGTTCTTCTCATCGGCGAAAGGCGGTAGTTCGTGCCAGATTTATTTCATGACATTAAACAAACCAGGGATGGCCAACTGGTGA
- the LOC126851670 gene encoding serine/threonine-protein kinase mig-15 isoform X12, which yields MAHNLAPSVNCSLDDIDLNALKEPAGIFELIEVVGNGTYGQVYKGRHTKTGQLAAIKVMDVTEDEEEEIKLEINVLKRYSNHRNIATYYGAFVKKSSPGKDDQLWLVMEYCGAGSVTDLVKSTKGQSLKEEWIAYISREILRGLSYLHSNKVIHRDIKGQNVLLTDNAEVKLVDFGVSAQLDRTIGRRNTFIGTPYWMAPEVIACDENPDATYDNRSDLWSLGITALEMAESQPPLCDLHPMRALFLIPRNPPPRLKSKKWAKKFHGFIETVLVKDYHQRPYTEQLLKHPFIRDQPTERQVRIQLKDHIDRCKKRKQEKERDDYRYSGSENEEDEPALAGEPSSIVQAPGGDTLRRNFQQIQEGRTLTQDVPPQAPAAKEKPGNRSQREVPEPGPPARPAIPHRLIVVPDPQPPSRPLPPTPRDDPRQPHKVSTPPSNHQTPAGGGGSGGSGGQPAPQRNSVFKPMLPPKKPEDMEILAAQLIELGVSQGPEAPPRPNRQHKGPAASSTSNSVQPASGNDQNNKQMPQSSSILDQALSIESDSDDDLEDAGGNNLRNDGTLLASDPPKPLPEFSPFRPSSDSSSSSSHNAQNSHHEDKPKGGAPNRPLPPTPDEEESGDRTLVMKRNREGDRSRGGGDFQRSDSSPGSRPSSVLPDLLTSSPGQRQDKSTSEEYRQAVKSPPPFALQQKQRSFLTFGFGAGPARRESHVNVNVTPTSHDLASDTPEIRKYKKRFNSEILCAALWGVNLLIGTENGLMLLDRSGQGKVYQLISRRRFQQMEVLEGQNILVTISGKKNRVRVYYLSWLKSKILRTDGHSDQVERRNGWINVGDLQGAVHFKIVKYERIKFLVIALKDSIEIYAWAPKPYHKFMAFKSFGELAHRPLLVDLTVEEGTRLKVIYGSADGFHAVDLDSATVYDIYLPKHTQGPICPHCIVALPNSNGMQLLLCYDNEGVYVNTYGRVSKTMVLQWGEMPTSVAYIGTGQIMGWGNKAIEIRSVESGHLDGVFMHKKAQRLKFLCERNDKVFFSSAKGGSSCQIYFMTLNKPGMANW from the exons ATGGCGCATAATTTGGCACCGAGCGTCAACTGCTCGCTCGACGACATTGACCTGAACGCTCTGAAG GAGCCTGCTGGAATCTTCGAGCTAATAGAAGTAGTCGGAAATGGAACGTATGGCCAAGTTTACAAA GGTCGGCACACCAAGACCGGTCAGCTGGCGGCTATCAAGGTCATGGACGTCACGGAG GATGAAGAGgaggaaattaaattagaaataaatgtacTCAAGCGG TACTCGAATCATAGAAATATAGCTACGTATTACGGTGCCTTCGTAAAGAAGTCATCACCCGGCAAAGACGATCAATTATGGCTGGTTATGGAATATTGCGGAGCTGGCTCCGTGACGGATCTTGTCAAGTCAACAAAGGGTCAGAGCTTGAAGGAAGAGTGGATAGCTTATATCTCGCGAGAAATACTGAGAGGACTTAGTTATCTTCATAGCAATAAAGTCATCCACAGGGACATTAAGGGGCAAAATGTTTTGTTGACTGACAACGCGGAAGTCAAACTTG TTGATTTCGGCGTTAGCGCACAATTGGATAGGACGATAGGTAGAAGAAATACATTTATCGGTACGCCTTACTGGATGGCACCAGAAGTTATTGCTTGTGACGAAAATCCAGATGCCACTTATGACAATAGAAGCGACCTTTGGTCGCTTGGAATAACCGCTTTAGAAATGGCTGAATCACAACCTCCGCTTTGCGATCTACATCCCATGAGA GCCTTATTTTTGATTCCTCGTAATCCACCGCCGCGGCTCAAGTCGAAGAAGTGGGCCAAAAAGTTTCACGGATTTATCGAAACGGTGCTAGTTAAGGATTACCATCAAAGACCCTATACGGAACAGCTCCTTAAACATCCATTTATACGGGACCAACCTACAGAAAGACAAGTCAGAATACAGCTTAAAGATCACATTGATCGCTGTAAAAAGCGTAAACAGGAGAAAG AAAGAGACGACTATCGATATAGCGGTAGTGAAAACGAAGAAGACGAACCGGCATTAGCGGGCGAACCGTCGTCCATAGTTCAAGCACCTGGAGGTGACACTTTGCGCCGTAATTTCCAACAAATTCAGGAAGGCAGGACTTTGACGCAAGATGTACCTCCTCAAGCACCCGCCGCTAAAGAAAAACCAGGAAACAGATCTCAAAGAGAAGTACCGGAACCCGGGCCGCCCGCCAGACCTGCTATACCGCACAGACTTATAG TGGTACCAGATCCACAACCTCCATCTCGTCCATTACCTCCGACACCCAGAGACGATCCTCGGCAACCGCACAAAGTATCTACACCGCCTTCTAATCATCAGACACCTGCTGGAGGAGGAGGTAGCGGAGGATCCGGAGGACAGCCCGCGCCTCAAAGGAACAGTGTTTTTAAACCTATG CTGCCACCGAAGAAACCAGAG GACATGGAGATACTGGCTGCTCAACTCATCGAGCTTGGTGTGTCACAGGGCCCCGAGGCCCCGCCAAGGCCGAACAGGCAACATAAGGGCCCTGCAGCCTCATCTACGTCGAATTCAGTGCAACCTGCAAGTGGTAACGATCAGAACAACAAACAGATGCCGCAATCTTCCAGTATTCTTGATCAA GCTCTGTCGATCGAGAGTGATAGTGATGATGATCTCGAAGATGCTGGAGGAAACAATTTGAGAAACGACGGTACATTATTGGCTAGTGACCCGCCCAAGCCACT ACCTGAATTTTCTCCTTTCAGACCATCGTCCGAttcgtcatcgtcgtcttcACATAATGCCCAAAACTCTCATCATGAAGATAAGCCGAAAG GAGGAGCACCTAATCGTCCGCTCCCGCCAACTCCCGATGAGGAAGAATCGGGCGACCGTACGCTAGTCATGAAACGA AATCGCGAGGGTGATCGTTCAAGAGGCGGAGGTGATTTCCAGAGATCAGATTCATCTCCAGGCTCACGGCCCAGTTCCGTCTTACCGGATCTCTTGACTTCGTCACCAGGTCAACGACAGGACAAGTCGACTAGTGAGGAG TATCGACAAGCGGTGAAATCACCACCTCCGTTTGCGCTTCAACAGAAACAGAGGTCTTTCCTGACTTTCGGATTCGGGGCCGGTCCAGCGAGAAGAGAGTCTCACGTAAACGTTAACGTAACACCCACCAGCCATGATTTAGCGTCGGATACACCTGAGATTCGCAAATACAAGAAGCGTTTTAACAGCGAGATTCTTTGCGCTGCGTTATGGG GAGTAAATCTATTAATCGGCACCGAGAACGGCTTGATGTTATTGGACAGGAGCGGTCAGGGTAAGGTTTATCAATTGATCAGCAGGAGACGTTTTCAGCAGATGGAGGTTCTCGAAGGTCAAAATATTCTCGTTACAATCAGCGGTAAGAAGAACAGAGTACGCGTCTACTATCTATCTTGGTTGAAGAGTAAAATTCTACGAACGGATGGTCACAGCGAc CAAGTCGAGCGACGTAACGGTTGGATTAACGTGGGCGATCTGCAGGGCGCCGTGCATTTCAAAATAGTGAAATACGAGAGGATAAAGTTTCTCGTGATCGCGCTGAAAGATTCCATAGAGATTTACGCTTGGGCGCCAAAGCCGTATCACAAATTCATGGCTTTCAAATCTTTCGGCGAACTTGCGCATAGACCACTACTGGTTGACCTTACAGTTGAGGAAGGTACAAGATTAAAGGTTATTTACGGTAGCGCCGACGGCTTCCACGCGGTTGATTTGGATTCCGCCACAGTTTACGACATTTATTTACCAAAACAC ACCCAGGGCCCCATCTGTCCACATTGTATAGTAGCATTGCCTAATAGTAATGGCATGCAACTTCTACTTTGTTACGATAATGAAGGCGTATACGTAAACACTTATGGAAGAGTATCCAAGACGATGGTTCTTCAGTGGGGCGAGATGCCTACGAGCGTCGCATACATCGGCACGGGGCAAATCATGGGTTGGGGTAACAAGGCAATTGAAATCAGAAGTGTGGAGAGCGGTCACCTCGACGGGGTTTTCATGCACAAAAAGGCTCAACGGCTCAAGTTCCTCTGTGAACGTAACGATAAG GTGTTCTTCTCATCGGCGAAAGGCGGTAGTTCGTGCCAGATTTATTTCATGACATTAAACAAACCAGGGATGGCCAACTGGTGA